A window from Megalops cyprinoides isolate fMegCyp1 chromosome 8, fMegCyp1.pri, whole genome shotgun sequence encodes these proteins:
- the ch25hl1.2 gene encoding cholesterol 25-hydroxylase-like protein 1, member 2, which yields MVRSLLISMDAAKVSENIWDVWHRNDSLLQPLWDHLRLHHCDTLRSPLFPIVLTVSSYFLLCLPYLLCDLMGNKWPLVQRFKIQPSRGPTPAMLLRCLGVTLYNHLLLVLPAAVAQWAWRPPVPLPEHAPTLLEFMGGVTANLLLFDFQYFIWHLLHHRIRWLYVTFHAIHHDYTAPFALATQCLGGWELVTVGFWTTLNPVLLRCHVLTAWAFMVVHVYVSVEDHCGYDFPWSTSRLLPFGLYGGPSKHDVHHRKPNTNFAPHFGHWDKLFGTHAECSFSKGHWGPAKTDGCHDDKGDAMDASQEDNTRSTMGIHLKDD from the exons ATGGTCAGGTCTTTACTGATAAG CATGGACGCAGCCAAGGTCAGCGAGAACATCTGGGACGTCTGGCACCGCAACGACTCCTTACTGCAGCCGCTGTGGGATCACCTCCGACTTCATCACTGCGACACCTTAAGGTCTCCGCTCTTCCCCATCGTCTTGACCGTGTCGTCCTacttcctcctctgtctgcccTACCTGCTCTGCGACCTCATGGGGAACAAGTGGCCGCTGGTGCAGCGGTTTAAGATCCAGCCAAGCCGGGGCCCCACCCCAGCCATGCTCCTCCGCTGCCTGGGCGTCACGCTGTATAAccacctgctgctggtgctgcccGCCGCGGTGGCCCAGTGGGCGTGGCGCCCGCCAGTGCCACTCCCAGAGCATGCCCCCACCCTGTTGGAGTTTATGGGTGGGGTCACTGCAAATCTGCTGCTGTTCGACTTCCAGTACTTCATCTGGCACCTGCTGCACCACCGGATCCGCTGGCTGTACGTCACCTTCCACGCCATCCACCACGACTACACCGCGCCCTTCGCCCTGGCCACCCAGTGCCTCGGGGGCTGGGAGCTGGTCACCGTGGGCTTCTGGACCACCCTCAACCCCGTCCTGCTCAGGTGCCATGTGCTGACCGCCTGGGCTTTCATGGTGGTGCACGTCTACGTGTCCGTCGAGGACCACTGCGGATACGACTTCCCCTGGTCGACGTCCCGCCTGCTGCCCTTCGGCCTTTACGGGGGTCCCAGCAAACACGACGTCCACCACCGGAAGCCCAACACCAACTTCGCACCCCACTTCGGCCACTGGGATAAGCTGTTTGGCACGCACGCCGAGTGCAGCTTTTCGAAAGGCCACTGGGGGCCAGCGAAAACAGACGGTTGTCATGACGACAAAGGTGATGCCATGGACGCATCTCAGGAGGACAATACGAGGTCCACTATGGGGATCCATTTGAAAGATGATTAA